From the Acidilutibacter cellobiosedens genome, one window contains:
- a CDS encoding CD1247 N-terminal domain-containing protein, with protein sequence MKMEHLYAKVSYLKGLAEGMEIEAGSKEGKMILHIIDALEEFADAISELNDDQSDLEEYVDYMDEDLADVEERIFGSDDEDYDEDYDDEDYDDFEYDNEDDDEDDEEEEDGNGLYSHDKNFDDEE encoded by the coding sequence ATGAAAATGGAACATTTATATGCAAAGGTATCTTATCTAAAGGGATTAGCCGAAGGGATGGAGATTGAAGCAGGGTCAAAAGAGGGCAAAATGATTCTACATATAATTGATGCGTTAGAAGAGTTTGCCGATGCAATCAGTGAATTGAATGATGACCAGTCGGATTTGGAAGAATATGTAGATTATATGGATGAGGATTTGGCAGATGTAGAAGAAAGAATATTCGGATCTGACGACGAAGATTATGATGAAGATTATGATGATGAAGATTATGACGATTTTGAATATGATAATGAAGATGACGATGAAGATGACGAAGAGGAAGAAGATGGAAATGGCTTATATAGTCATGATAAAAACTTTGACGATGAAGAATAA
- the efp gene encoding elongation factor P, translating into MISASEFRKGVTFEMDGDVYQVIDFQHVKPGKGAAFVRTKIKSVMTGAIKEIAFNPNDKFPKAHIETKEMQYLYNDGELYYFMDNESYEQIPLNKDQVEEAITYIKENDSATIRFYQGKPFEVLPPNFVELVVTHTEPGLKGDTATGANKPATLETGATVLVPLFVNEGDKIKIDTRTGEYLSRA; encoded by the coding sequence ATGATTTCTGCAAGTGAATTCAGAAAGGGCGTAACATTTGAAATGGACGGAGATGTATATCAAGTTATTGACTTTCAGCATGTTAAGCCAGGTAAAGGTGCGGCTTTTGTAAGGACAAAAATTAAAAGCGTTATGACAGGTGCAATAAAAGAAATTGCATTTAATCCAAATGATAAATTTCCTAAGGCCCATATTGAAACTAAGGAAATGCAGTATTTATATAATGATGGAGAATTATATTATTTTATGGATAACGAAAGTTATGAACAGATTCCATTAAATAAAGATCAAGTAGAAGAAGCCATAACTTATATTAAGGAAAATGATAGTGCTACAATAAGATTTTATCAGGGAAAGCCTTTTGAAGTTCTTCCGCCGAATTTTGTGGAACTTGTTGTAACTCATACAGAGCCGGGATTAAAGGGAGATACCGCAACAGGTGCCAATAAGCCTGCTACTCTGGAAACAGGAGCCACTGTATTAGTGCCTTTATTTGTAAATGAAGGGGATAAAATTAAAATTGATACAAGAACAGGAGAGTATTTATCAAGAGCTTAG
- a CDS encoding late competence development ComFB family protein → MIKLHNLMEDEVEYIIDKLLKKRKDVCSCEKCRLDIEAISLNNLPPKYVVTKMGEIYERLDIMNFQFEADLVKEVEKAIQIVKDSPHHTDMER, encoded by the coding sequence ATGATAAAATTACATAATTTAATGGAAGACGAAGTGGAATATATAATAGATAAATTGCTAAAGAAAAGAAAAGATGTGTGTAGTTGCGAAAAGTGCAGACTCGATATTGAAGCAATATCGTTAAATAATTTACCGCCTAAGTATGTAGTTACAAAGATGGGAGAGATATATGAGAGGCTGGATATTATGAATTTTCAGTTTGAAGCGGATTTGGTTAAGGAGGTAGAAAAGGCAATACAAATAGTTAAAGATTCTCCTCATCATACGGATATGGAGAGGTAA
- a CDS encoding prepilin-type N-terminal cleavage/methylation domain-containing protein — protein MWNINHILSRKGNKGFTLIEVVFSLCICSVIILTLSYVLNHYAKMNRKVEELDDMYLNGRYLMDYIEGEIKDGDKIISSEKIPDLNRIIKNNMGFVIQRIIDADDKEEYKYITYYHKEETKEIIRLSVSGGNEYPHGKRFKEGGHNSICQHIKSTDTYVDFERSIIRLSFIFDGEINDDLLLETDIFIRCLRDY, from the coding sequence ATGTGGAATATAAATCATATATTATCAAGAAAAGGGAATAAAGGATTTACTCTTATCGAGGTTGTGTTTTCTTTATGTATATGTTCTGTCATTATTTTAACTTTAAGTTATGTTTTAAATCATTATGCAAAGATGAATAGGAAAGTTGAAGAATTGGATGATATGTATTTAAACGGAAGGTATCTCATGGATTATATTGAAGGAGAAATTAAAGATGGGGATAAAATTATATCATCAGAGAAAATTCCCGACCTGAACAGAATAATAAAGAATAATATGGGGTTTGTGATTCAAAGGATCATTGATGCTGATGACAAGGAAGAATATAAATATATTACATATTATCATAAGGAAGAAACCAAAGAAATTATACGTCTGTCGGTTAGCGGAGGAAATGAATATCCTCATGGAAAGAGATTTAAAGAAGGAGGCCATAATTCAATTTGCCAGCATATAAAATCAACTGATACCTATGTAGACTTTGAAAGAAGTATAATTCGGCTTTCCTTTATATTCGACGGAGAGATTAACGATGATTTATTGTTAGAAACTGATATCTTTATAAGATGCCTGAGGGATTATTGA
- a CDS encoding type II secretion system protein, which produces MKRKGFFLIEILLGLFILGIVAVFVLPILNNALYNFSLLEHKMKMKYYGETVIENIKSYDYKLGSDFFILDESLDNIMDKFKPEGNAEIFLPSGSEKNKYPFTIRIYKEEGVLWKIRVLISHNGRKVKDVEYKSYIIKKRE; this is translated from the coding sequence ATGAAAAGAAAAGGTTTTTTCCTTATAGAAATTCTTTTGGGATTATTCATATTGGGAATTGTAGCCGTCTTTGTTCTTCCCATATTAAATAATGCATTATACAATTTTTCTTTATTGGAACATAAAATGAAAATGAAATATTATGGGGAAACAGTCATAGAGAATATTAAAAGTTATGATTATAAATTAGGTTCCGATTTTTTTATTTTAGATGAAAGCCTTGATAATATAATGGATAAATTTAAACCCGAGGGAAATGCCGAAATATTTCTTCCCTCTGGTTCTGAGAAGAATAAATATCCCTTTACAATCCGTATTTATAAAGAAGAAGGAGTCCTGTGGAAGATTAGAGTGCTGATTTCTCATAATGGGAGAAAAGTTAAGGATGTGGAATATAAATCATATATTATCAAGAAAAGGGAATAA
- a CDS encoding type II secretion system protein translates to MFFVEIDTIKRKFLKKGFTFIELIIVIAIFSLILFIALPKWETALRIRERAEINTFKRDLIYCRNKSITEGKMYIVRLDTKENCYSLYKEEMKKELIKRVYFESGLLLYRQNFHDNQIIFNPTGSPSQGGTIGLKNRREEIFEITIQPVTGKINIERKER, encoded by the coding sequence ATGTTTTTTGTAGAAATAGATACTATAAAAAGAAAATTTCTCAAGAAGGGATTTACTTTTATTGAGCTGATAATAGTTATTGCCATATTTTCTCTGATCTTGTTCATTGCTCTGCCTAAATGGGAGACCGCCTTAAGAATAAGAGAAAGAGCCGAAATAAACACTTTTAAAAGGGATTTAATTTATTGCAGGAACAAATCAATAACGGAAGGAAAGATGTATATTGTAAGGCTTGACACAAAGGAGAATTGCTATTCTTTATATAAAGAAGAAATGAAAAAGGAATTGATAAAAAGAGTTTATTTTGAGAGTGGTTTATTGTTATACAGACAAAATTTTCATGACAACCAGATAATATTTAACCCTACGGGTTCACCCTCTCAGGGAGGAACAATCGGATTAAAAAACCGGAGAGAAGAAATTTTTGAGATTACAATTCAACCTGTAACAGGAAAGATCAATATAGAAAGAAAAGAAAGGTAA
- a CDS encoding S-layer homology domain-containing protein, which yields MKNKKSILVAVFFILFIFLFNGISYGDSADEENYTEARTKGYERGIADGREKALENKLKKIDDEYYKYLPSAASLKTKFKNILEDENDEYFLYFSQGYYEGFQVGYEEILKPDKKTDKSSDSQNADNTDGKDMGELLGKIYGIRDYYLGKKNNYYQSLPSNSVIISMFNLSLDSSSYRSAFINDFRTFFKEKYEESYREANLNNVKIFYENSYDYGKEIGMRNGEQAGTFDYYMGYADDPNDHYVSDLSIIQNFNLKMENEKYIDGFIDGYRDGFNEGYAKSYQTEENQNLSQSSLTKLISAKGEEVKSDNGKINVKIEKGTFYEDSILNINTNPRGNFSLPDNMIKGSEIVNIGLNNESGVFNDNSKVKISFEYYGDEKGGIYKLIDNNWIYIPSNIEEDSISALVSPSSIKGEGGIFRVLVDKNFSGLYDIRGHWARDEITTYIKRRYVFGYSDNTFKPDNPIRRGEFLIILSRVYDWHLPDDVENIEKFKDANSMKGYEKVIGYALDKGYIGGYNDDTFRPNNFITYEEIDNIMKKLMNTDGFKWRNIADKILYIKDTRSKSYNSMKSYISRGEVVYMLNIINEEKY from the coding sequence ATGAAGAATAAGAAAAGCATTTTGGTGGCAGTATTTTTTATTTTATTTATATTCTTATTTAACGGGATTTCTTATGGAGATTCTGCTGACGAAGAAAATTATACCGAGGCAAGGACAAAAGGATATGAAAGGGGAATTGCCGACGGACGGGAAAAAGCTCTGGAAAATAAATTGAAGAAAATAGATGATGAATATTATAAATATTTGCCTTCTGCTGCAAGCTTAAAGACAAAGTTTAAAAATATTCTGGAAGATGAGAATGATGAGTATTTTCTGTACTTTTCCCAGGGATACTATGAAGGATTTCAGGTTGGATATGAAGAAATACTTAAACCAGACAAAAAAACCGACAAAAGCTCGGATAGTCAAAATGCAGATAATACAGATGGAAAAGACATGGGAGAACTTTTGGGGAAAATATATGGTATAAGGGATTATTATTTAGGCAAGAAGAATAATTATTATCAATCTCTTCCATCAAATTCAGTTATCATATCAATGTTTAATTTATCTTTGGACAGTAGTTCTTACAGGAGTGCTTTTATAAATGATTTCAGAACATTTTTTAAAGAGAAATATGAGGAAAGCTACAGAGAGGCTAATCTGAATAATGTAAAAATATTTTATGAGAATTCATATGATTACGGAAAAGAAATAGGAATGAGAAACGGAGAACAGGCAGGGACTTTTGATTATTATATGGGATATGCCGATGATCCGAATGATCATTATGTTTCTGATTTAAGCATTATACAGAATTTTAACTTGAAGATGGAAAATGAGAAATATATTGATGGGTTTATAGACGGGTACAGAGACGGCTTTAATGAAGGATATGCAAAATCTTATCAGACAGAGGAAAATCAGAATTTATCTCAGAGTTCCTTGACTAAGCTTATTTCTGCAAAGGGAGAAGAAGTAAAAAGCGATAACGGAAAGATAAATGTTAAAATAGAAAAAGGAACTTTTTATGAAGACAGTATATTAAACATCAATACAAACCCGAGAGGAAATTTTTCACTTCCCGATAATATGATTAAGGGGTCTGAAATAGTAAATATAGGATTAAACAATGAATCTGGAGTTTTTAATGATAATAGTAAAGTGAAAATATCCTTTGAATATTACGGGGATGAAAAGGGAGGAATATACAAACTTATCGATAATAATTGGATTTATATTCCAAGCAATATTGAGGAAGACAGTATTTCCGCTCTGGTTTCTCCATCTTCTATAAAGGGAGAAGGAGGAATATTCAGGGTACTGGTAGATAAAAATTTTTCCGGTTTATATGATATAAGGGGACACTGGGCAAGAGATGAAATTACAACATATATTAAAAGAAGATATGTTTTCGGATATTCCGACAATACATTTAAACCGGACAACCCCATAAGAAGGGGAGAGTTTTTAATTATATTGAGCAGAGTATATGATTGGCATCTTCCTGATGATGTTGAAAATATAGAAAAGTTTAAAGATGCAAATTCCATGAAGGGATATGAGAAAGTTATCGGCTATGCCTTGGATAAAGGGTATATAGGAGGCTACAATGACGATACTTTCAGGCCAAATAATTTTATTACTTATGAGGAAATTGATAATATAATGAAGAAACTTATGAATACCGACGGTTTTAAATGGAGAAATATCGCCGATAAAATTCTTTATATTAAAGATACCCGTTCTAAGAGTTACAATAGTATGAAAAGCTATATATCACGGGGAGAAGTTGTATATATGCTTAATATTATCAATGAAGAAAAATATTGA
- a CDS encoding LysM peptidoglycan-binding domain-containing protein: MNFKISLTENERILLSILVFLIVFWGMLKFFVFPQRDKIFMLNSTKDEYTDILDRRNGIFRREDKTEKELITLKENKDDIYRKYFPSLDQAQILYMLNNMIENSEVKINDISFSPYSKEKIEGITFDYVDISIPYEGYYDGLMDILENIGISSKKLVITGLTIDKTDNDAVKGDIFLRAYSIEGNDDENKDFVYMEEPKNSYKEDPFKSDFNYEKIKNSEDLSDSLENAENFSEISGNSSYPYGSEEESGEQKANKKLLESFDDGEIYFMPSHVDIGGRISKSSNFKEGKYSLRLEYNILGSEKENRAFVDLTDENIKIDYPPDSVGMWVYSYGYSPVTVGIRFSTQDGEKIYTNISNGIGWTGWKYVEAKPPSDLKVYPLKIDRIYVELNENKNDYGVILIDELEANYPLNQGQSASEDKNTFIFYVVEKGDTLDKICDKTHSNRNRKNDILKYNEISGDQDLIPGKILVLPVQDGR, encoded by the coding sequence ATGAACTTCAAAATAAGCCTGACGGAGAATGAAAGAATACTTTTATCTATATTGGTTTTTTTAATAGTATTTTGGGGAATGTTAAAATTTTTTGTTTTTCCCCAAAGAGATAAAATTTTTATGTTGAATTCAACAAAGGACGAATATACTGATATATTGGATAGGAGAAATGGAATATTCAGAAGAGAAGATAAAACGGAAAAGGAATTGATAACGCTGAAAGAAAATAAAGATGATATATACAGAAAATATTTTCCGTCTTTAGATCAAGCACAGATTTTATATATGCTTAACAATATGATCGAAAATTCTGAGGTTAAAATAAATGATATTTCCTTTAGCCCTTATTCTAAAGAAAAAATTGAAGGTATTACCTTTGATTATGTTGACATATCTATTCCATATGAAGGATATTATGACGGACTTATGGATATTTTGGAAAATATAGGGATAAGTTCTAAAAAGCTGGTTATTACAGGGCTTACAATTGACAAAACAGATAATGATGCGGTAAAAGGGGATATTTTTCTGAGGGCTTACAGTATAGAGGGAAATGATGATGAAAATAAAGATTTTGTTTATATGGAAGAACCTAAAAACAGTTATAAAGAAGATCCCTTTAAATCAGATTTTAATTATGAGAAAATCAAAAATTCTGAGGATCTTTCCGACTCTTTAGAAAACGCAGAAAATTTTTCCGAAATTTCCGGTAATAGCAGCTATCCATATGGAAGCGAAGAAGAAAGCGGAGAACAGAAAGCTAATAAAAAACTTTTAGAAAGCTTTGATGACGGAGAAATATATTTTATGCCTTCCCACGTTGATATCGGGGGAAGAATATCCAAATCCAGCAATTTCAAAGAAGGGAAATACTCTTTAAGACTGGAGTACAATATTTTGGGATCGGAGAAGGAAAACAGAGCTTTTGTGGATTTAACCGATGAAAATATCAAGATTGATTATCCTCCCGATTCTGTCGGGATGTGGGTTTATTCTTACGGATATTCTCCCGTCACGGTGGGAATCAGATTTTCAACTCAGGACGGAGAAAAAATATATACGAATATTTCCAACGGCATAGGGTGGACAGGATGGAAATATGTTGAAGCTAAGCCTCCTTCCGATTTAAAAGTTTATCCTTTAAAGATTGACAGGATATACGTGGAATTAAATGAAAACAAGAATGATTACGGAGTAATACTTATAGATGAATTGGAAGCGAATTACCCTTTAAACCAAGGGCAAAGTGCATCCGAAGATAAAAACACCTTTATATTTTATGTGGTGGAAAAGGGAGATACTTTAGATAAGATATGTGATAAAACACATAGCAACAGAAACAGGAAGAATGATATACTTAAATATAATGAAATATCCGGGGATCAGGATTTGATTCCGGGAAAAATATTGGTACTTCCGGTACAGGATGGAAGGTGA
- a CDS encoding PilN domain-containing protein, producing MRDLNFFEPYIEKKNERTNKINKEIIFYFSIALVIIFTAIYSVSNAIRVRKLSRETLLLKEKVEDEGAKEEVKYTENKEKELKSQEEIVTGLNKADEKITSMDKIDNAILEKITDKMPDNLFLTSININPSSIEISGNSKNRYLIADFERGLNEIKDFKSIFISDISSRESYYNFTLNIQFEGVKNSDGEKSTEGTKRESHKDSSGEENSQDELQNKPDGE from the coding sequence ATGAGAGATTTAAATTTTTTTGAGCCTTATATTGAAAAGAAAAATGAAAGAACCAATAAAATCAATAAGGAAATAATTTTTTATTTTTCCATAGCATTAGTTATAATTTTTACTGCAATATATTCTGTTTCGAATGCCATTAGGGTTAGAAAACTAAGTAGGGAAACACTTCTCCTGAAAGAAAAAGTGGAAGATGAAGGAGCTAAAGAAGAGGTTAAGTACACGGAAAATAAGGAAAAAGAGCTTAAAAGTCAAGAAGAAATTGTTACGGGATTAAATAAAGCCGATGAAAAGATTACTTCAATGGATAAAATAGATAATGCTATATTAGAAAAAATTACGGACAAGATGCCGGACAATCTTTTTCTCACTTCAATAAATATTAATCCTTCTTCCATTGAGATATCGGGAAATTCAAAGAACAGATATCTGATTGCGGATTTTGAACGTGGCTTAAATGAAATAAAGGATTTTAAAAGTATATTTATATCAGATATATCTTCACGGGAAAGTTATTATAATTTTACATTAAATATTCAATTTGAAGGTGTGAAAAATAGTGATGGGGAAAAAAGTACGGAAGGAACAAAGAGGGAATCTCATAAGGACAGTTCCGGCGAGGAAAATTCCCAAGATGAACTTCAAAATAAGCCTGACGGAGAATGA
- the pilM gene encoding pilus assembly protein PilM — protein MKFLSLINKNIISMDIGAYEMKIVEGRETPKGIYISKCFSVSTPEGAYENGYIKDKELICYLLKEGMEHNKIKDRQTYITIKSSDIISREVILPNVSGEEIDGILKYQADEYLPKDCEDYIIQHKDIKVVEDEEGKKKNILMIAIPKEIVEQHLNLIKELNLRPAVLDYQSNSAVKAINFSDRANNVYNTRAGTIALIDIGFDSTNVTIVKNGIIQVSRIVEKGGRYVDNNMMNFLGIGREELNEKKETMGEIRDIDNEYSDDNRLKNIMKTSIESILEKIEEVFKYYTSRETGNKIDMIFIYGGYSQISGMENIFSNYYSIPSARIDSLNKVFINEELNKYINCIGLIIRLSGEK, from the coding sequence TTGAAATTTTTATCTTTGATCAATAAAAATATTATTTCTATGGATATAGGTGCTTATGAAATGAAAATTGTAGAAGGAAGAGAAACACCGAAGGGAATATATATATCAAAATGTTTTTCAGTTTCTACTCCCGAGGGAGCTTATGAAAACGGATATATAAAGGATAAGGAACTTATCTGCTATCTCTTGAAAGAAGGAATGGAACATAATAAGATTAAGGATAGACAAACATATATTACGATTAAGAGTTCTGATATTATATCAAGAGAAGTAATTCTTCCTAACGTATCGGGAGAGGAAATAGACGGTATTTTGAAATATCAGGCTGACGAGTATCTTCCTAAGGATTGTGAAGATTATATTATACAGCATAAGGATATTAAAGTTGTTGAAGATGAAGAAGGTAAAAAGAAGAATATACTTATGATTGCAATTCCCAAGGAAATTGTCGAACAGCATTTAAATCTCATAAAGGAGTTGAACTTAAGGCCGGCTGTATTGGATTATCAGTCGAATTCTGCTGTCAAGGCAATTAATTTTTCAGATAGAGCAAATAACGTTTATAACACAAGGGCAGGTACTATCGCTCTTATTGATATAGGATTTGATTCCACAAATGTAACTATAGTTAAGAATGGAATTATTCAGGTAAGCAGAATAGTAGAAAAAGGCGGCAGATATGTAGATAATAATATGATGAATTTCCTTGGAATAGGAAGAGAAGAATTGAATGAAAAAAAAGAGACTATGGGAGAAATAAGGGATATTGATAATGAATATTCCGATGATAACAGGTTGAAAAATATAATGAAAACTTCAATTGAAAGCATACTTGAGAAGATTGAAGAAGTATTTAAATATTATACTTCGAGGGAAACAGGAAACAAAATCGATATGATATTTATATATGGAGGATACTCTCAAATATCTGGAATGGAAAATATCTTTTCTAATTATTACAGTATTCCTTCGGCAAGAATAGATAGTTTGAATAAGGTGTTTATAAATGAAGAATTGAATAAGTACATTAATTGTATCGGGTTAATAATACGGTTGTCGGGAGAGAAGTGA
- a CDS encoding prepilin peptidase, with amino-acid sequence MPLIIFIFGTIIGSFLNVCVYRIPRGESVVFPGSHCPTCGHPLKWYNNIPILSFIFQRGRCGYCRGKISLQYPLIEFLNGVMYLIFYHKYGLSAEFIYYGAICGVLIVLSSIDCYSGIIPDRFIFLILIFSIIYKISLYIFYSVSPQWFNSILGLLVGGLLFLTISVLSKGGMGGGDIKLIGALGFALGLKMVFLNIFLSFIIGAIISLMLIALKKKGRKDSIPFGPFICMGFLITSLWGDKLLLWYINIFWGSN; translated from the coding sequence ATGCCTTTAATTATATTTATTTTCGGCACAATAATAGGTTCATTTTTAAATGTATGCGTTTATCGTATACCAAGGGGAGAATCCGTAGTTTTTCCGGGTTCTCATTGTCCCACATGCGGGCATCCTCTTAAATGGTATAATAATATACCCATACTTAGTTTTATATTTCAAAGGGGCAGATGCGGATACTGTAGGGGAAAAATTTCTTTGCAGTATCCCCTTATAGAATTTCTAAACGGAGTTATGTATCTGATATTTTATCATAAATACGGATTGTCTGCGGAATTCATATATTATGGGGCCATTTGCGGTGTCTTAATTGTATTAAGCTCTATTGACTGTTATAGCGGCATTATACCCGACAGATTTATTTTTTTAATCCTTATTTTTTCTATAATATATAAAATATCTCTTTATATATTTTACAGCGTATCTCCTCAATGGTTCAATAGTATTTTAGGCCTATTGGTAGGAGGACTACTTTTCCTGACTATATCCGTTCTGTCCAAAGGAGGAATGGGCGGGGGAGATATTAAATTAATCGGAGCGTTGGGGTTTGCTTTAGGTCTTAAAATGGTATTTTTAAATATATTTTTATCCTTTATTATAGGTGCAATTATATCATTAATGCTTATAGCTTTAAAAAAGAAGGGAAGAAAGGATTCAATCCCCTTCGGACCTTTTATATGTATGGGGTTTCTCATAACATCTCTTTGGGGAGATAAACTGCTTTTGTGGTATATAAATATTTTTTGGGGAAGTAATTAG
- a CDS encoding type II secretion system protein translates to MFNYFVKKMKQKRGFTLIELVVVIAILGILAAIAVPRYTKSRRNAAVAAHNANVKTLEGAANLAITDDEALPEGGWTKDTEETDEEGAVGWKDYLQEWPEVPESVKKEIDPDTYTVTVEEDKIKVEPGYAKLNDDGEIVLDEEAPAE, encoded by the coding sequence ATGTTTAATTATTTTGTCAAAAAGATGAAACAAAAAAGAGGATTTACGTTAATTGAATTGGTGGTAGTTATAGCAATACTTGGAATTTTGGCGGCAATAGCAGTGCCCAGATACACAAAATCAAGGAGGAATGCAGCGGTAGCTGCTCACAATGCCAATGTAAAGACTTTGGAAGGTGCGGCAAATTTGGCGATAACCGATGATGAAGCTCTGCCCGAAGGCGGTTGGACAAAGGATACTGAAGAAACGGATGAAGAAGGTGCTGTAGGGTGGAAAGATTATCTTCAGGAGTGGCCGGAAGTTCCGGAATCGGTAAAAAAAGAAATCGATCCGGATACTTACACAGTTACTGTAGAGGAAGATAAAATCAAAGTCGAGCCCGGCTATGCTAAATTAAATGATGACGGAGAAATTGTACTTGATGAAGAAGCTCCTGCTGAATAA
- a CDS encoding type II secretion system F family protein: protein MWFKYRAVSKTGQPIEGVYEAESSNDVVAMLKDKKYYPVSVEEKKVNENRNISFSKKISKKDMGVFCRQFYTMFNSGISIVKCLDILSIQTENKKLRLGLNSVCENVQEGLSISEAMKKEEKIFPSLLINMVEAGEVSGNLDTIMERMASHYEKENKIENKIKNAFIYPAILSIVTIGVVIFLIVVVMPTFIGMFESNGALLPLPTRILLSISNSIKNFWYLYILIIGLVVGSLNAYKKTVSGKLFFDGLKIRLPIIKDFNIKVITSRFARTLSTLMFSGIPLIQSLDVVEKVLENSVISDKFEIVKENIKKGIPLSQTIDDTNIFSPMVVSMIKVGEESGSIDEILDKTADFYDEEVETSLQRMTTMLEPLLIVFMALIVGFIVIAMAMPMFDMVNTIKM, encoded by the coding sequence ATGTGGTTTAAATATAGAGCGGTATCAAAGACGGGGCAGCCTATAGAAGGAGTATATGAAGCGGAAAGTTCTAATGATGTGGTAGCAATGCTTAAAGACAAAAAATATTATCCCGTGTCCGTTGAAGAAAAAAAGGTTAACGAAAATAGAAATATTTCTTTTTCCAAGAAGATTTCCAAAAAGGACATGGGAGTATTTTGCAGGCAATTTTATACAATGTTTAATTCAGGAATAAGTATTGTGAAATGTTTGGACATATTAAGCATTCAAACCGAAAATAAAAAATTAAGATTAGGGCTAAATTCTGTTTGTGAAAATGTGCAGGAAGGTTTAAGCATATCTGAAGCTATGAAAAAAGAAGAGAAGATATTTCCGTCTCTTTTGATAAATATGGTAGAGGCCGGGGAAGTAAGCGGTAATTTAGATACAATAATGGAAAGAATGGCTTCTCATTATGAAAAAGAAAATAAAATTGAGAATAAGATTAAAAATGCTTTTATATATCCCGCCATTTTAAGTATAGTAACTATAGGAGTTGTGATATTTCTTATTGTGGTAGTCATGCCTACATTTATAGGAATGTTTGAAAGTAATGGCGCTCTTCTTCCTTTGCCTACAAGAATTTTACTGAGCATAAGTAACAGCATAAAGAATTTTTGGTATTTGTATATATTGATAATCGGTTTGGTTGTAGGATCGTTGAATGCCTATAAAAAGACTGTTTCGGGGAAATTATTTTTTGACGGATTGAAAATCAGGCTTCCGATAATTAAGGACTTCAATATTAAGGTGATTACTTCGAGATTCGCAAGGACTTTGTCAACTCTTATGTTCAGCGGCATACCTCTTATTCAGTCGTTGGATGTGGTGGAAAAGGTATTGGAAAATAGTGTTATATCCGATAAATTTGAAATTGTAAAGGAAAACATAAAAAAAGGTATACCTTTGTCTCAAACCATAGATGACACAAATATTTTTTCTCCTATGGTAGTTTCAATGATTAAAGTAGGAGAGGAATCCGGGTCTATTGATGAGATACTCGATAAAACAGCGGATTTTTATGATGAAGAGGTGGAAACATCCCTCCAGAGGATGACTACAATGCTTGAGCCTTTGCTTATAGTTTTTATGGCATTGATAGTGGGATTCATAGTTATAGCTATGGCAATGCCGATGTTTGACATGGTTAATACAATAAAGATGTAA